A region of Lycium barbarum isolate Lr01 chromosome 3, ASM1917538v2, whole genome shotgun sequence DNA encodes the following proteins:
- the LOC132632158 gene encoding polyadenylate-binding protein-interacting protein 11-like: MAVDENGSLNRTDDSVKNNSAVVDHQPNQNGLPRSTLPNDQNIQMDVFQQHKQSINGNGVMGHQHNFKEMKGVDLRRNGSEEGFKMRDLEEMFTKLNPMAEEFVPPSLSSNQGVVPFSPGGEQFGFDAFNFLGDGNFNRRKRNGYGLGRRRTNVRTSMAQREEVIRRTVYVSEIDHQVTEELLATLFLTCGQVVDCRICGDPNSVLRFAFVEFTDEEGARNALSLAGTMLGFYPVKVLPSKTAIAPVNPTFLPRSEDEREMCARTIYCTNIDKKVTQADVKLFFEYFCGEVKRLRLLGDYHHSTRIGFVEFVMAESAIAALNCSGAILGSLPIRVSPSKTPVRPRAPRSPVQ, from the exons ATGGCCGTGGATGAGAATGGCTCGTTGAATCGGACGGATGACAGTGTAAAGAATAATTCTGCTGTGGTCGATCATCAACCAAATCAAAATGGTCTGCCACGGTCAACGTTACCCAATGATCAGAATATTCAGATGGATGTTTTTCAACAGCATAAGCAAAGCATCAACGGTAACGGAGTGATGGGTCATCAGCATAATTTTAAGGAAATGAAGGGTGTTGATTTGAGAAGAAATGGAAGTGAGGAAGGGTTTAAGATGAGGGATTTGGAGGAAATGTTCACCAAATTGAACCCTATGGCTGAAGAGTTTGTGCCCCCTTCACTCTCTAGCAATCAGGGAGTAGTGCCATTCTCTCCAGGTGGAGAACAATTTGGGTTTGATGCTTTCAATTTTCTTGGCGATGGAAATTTCAATAGGAGG AAGAGAAATGGCTATGGTCTTGGTAGGAGAAGGACGAATGTCCGGACAAGCATGGCCCAACGTGAAGAGGTTATAAGGAGGACAGTTTATGTGTCTGAAATTGATCATCAG GTGACTGAAGAGCTACTTGCTACACTCTTTCTTACCTGTGGGCAG GTGGTTGACTGTCGCATATGTGGAGACCCCAATTCTGTACTCCGTTTCGCCTTTGTTGAATTTACTGATGAAG AAGGTGCAAGGAATGCTCTGAGTCTAGCAGGAACTATGCTTGGGTTTTACCCTGTGAAAGTGCTTCCCTCCAAAACTGCTATTGCACCAGTTAATCCAACATTTCTTCCAAGG TCTGAAGATGAAAGGGAGATGTGTGCAAGAACTATATACTGTACAAACATTGATAAAAAG GTTACTCAAGCAGATGTCAAGCTCTTTTTTGAATACTTCTGTGGAGAG GTTAAGCGTTTGAGGTTGCTTGGTGACTATCATCACTCCACTCGTATAGGTTTTGTCGAGTTTGTTATG GCTGAGAGTGCCATTGCTGCACTGAACTGCAGTGGTGCAATCCTGGGATCACTTCCTATAAG AGTAAGCCCATCAAAGACTCCTGTCCGACCACGTGCTCCTCGCTCGCCAGTGCAGTGA